One stretch of Halobacillus litoralis DNA includes these proteins:
- the mobB gene encoding molybdopterin-guanine dinucleotide biosynthesis protein B has product MAETPVFQIVGYKNTGKTSLLSDLIAYGTDRGEKVAAIKHHGHEEPLKVMHLDTDSYRLHESGAFLTGVDSPRRFQLELSHEDDFPLTQLVEIYEHFSPDLIAVEGYKQDHYPKAVIIKREEDLPLLGQLTNIQLVICWDERMIDQISFPAISLKEWRKRLPEVYRLAKEGA; this is encoded by the coding sequence ATGGCCGAAACGCCGGTTTTTCAAATTGTCGGTTACAAAAACACTGGAAAGACCTCATTGCTCTCAGATTTAATTGCCTATGGAACAGACCGTGGTGAGAAAGTTGCTGCAATCAAGCACCATGGTCATGAGGAACCGCTGAAGGTCATGCATCTTGATACAGATAGTTATCGTCTGCATGAATCGGGCGCATTTTTGACAGGGGTGGACAGCCCACGGAGATTTCAGCTTGAATTATCTCACGAAGATGATTTTCCGCTCACGCAACTCGTGGAGATTTATGAGCATTTCTCTCCTGATCTAATTGCTGTGGAAGGATACAAGCAGGATCACTACCCTAAGGCGGTCATTATAAAAAGGGAAGAAGATCTTCCTCTGCTTGGCCAGTTGACGAATATCCAATTAGTCATTTGCTGGGATGAGCGCATGATTGATCAAATATCTTTTCCTGCCATATCTCTCAAAGAGTGGAGAAAGCGCTTACCAGAAGTCTACCGTCTAGCGAAGGAGGGGGCATGA
- a CDS encoding molybdenum cofactor biosynthesis protein MoaE, whose amino-acid sequence MMEQCCWITTEPLEIEEVTKRVIRREAGAVNTFIGTVREFTKGKRTLFLQYETYKDMAEKKLEQISKEIEQRWPSAEVAIAHRIGRLEITDIAVIIAVSTPHRNDSYEASRYAIERIKEIVPIWKKEHWEDGEEWIGDQKEVRPGVPLKEEIR is encoded by the coding sequence ATGATGGAACAATGTTGTTGGATTACAACAGAACCTCTTGAGATTGAAGAAGTAACAAAAAGGGTAATCAGAAGAGAGGCGGGTGCCGTGAATACATTTATTGGCACTGTAAGAGAATTTACGAAGGGCAAACGGACACTTTTTTTGCAATATGAGACATATAAAGATATGGCTGAAAAGAAGCTGGAACAGATTTCCAAAGAAATCGAACAGCGATGGCCGAGTGCAGAAGTAGCCATAGCCCACCGGATCGGACGTCTTGAAATTACGGATATTGCTGTAATCATTGCTGTTTCCACTCCCCATCGGAACGACTCTTATGAAGCCAGCCGCTATGCAATAGAAAGAATCAAGGAGATCGTCCCCATTTGGAAAAAGGAACATTGGGAAGACGGTGAAGAGTGGATTGGAGATCAAAAAGAGGTCCGGCCGGGGGTTCCGTTAAAGGAGGAAATCAGATGA
- a CDS encoding metal-sulfur cluster assembly factor — MGALENVIDPELGIDIVNLGLVYGVDIDDNGDTTVTMTLTAMGCPLAGHIEQDVKRSLADLPELNEIKVNIVWNPPWTKDRMSRYAKIALGIPD, encoded by the coding sequence ATGGGTGCCCTTGAGAATGTCATTGACCCTGAGCTCGGCATTGATATCGTCAACTTAGGATTGGTCTATGGCGTCGATATAGATGACAATGGCGATACAACGGTAACGATGACTTTAACGGCGATGGGCTGCCCGCTTGCGGGTCATATCGAACAGGATGTCAAACGATCTCTCGCTGACTTGCCTGAATTGAATGAAATTAAAGTCAATATCGTTTGGAATCCACCTTGGACCAAAGATCGTATGAGCCGTTATGCGAAGATAGCTCTTGGAATTCCAGATTGA
- a CDS encoding BMP family ABC transporter substrate-binding protein, whose translation MKLQSIMILSLLFFLVACQGLPDYKKDIKVGMLVETTIHDKAWGQQGYKGLQAIQEEYGVDIYFKEGIRTYKHTAEAIDEFAAKGIDVIFGHSSLYGNHFRELHEVYPEMDFVYFNGQFSAENVTSLNFDAQAMGFFAGMIAGEMTQSDRVGIIGAFEWQPEVEGFYEGVIHQNPEAEVDISLTNSWENTEMALMYYESMKEEGADVFYPAGDVFNVAVIEQAQNDGRYAIGYVEDQSSVAENTVLTSTVQKVDEVYKLAMERYMNGDLPGEMLTFDFQEGAIKMGEYSPTIPEKFRSRMEEVVETYKETGELP comes from the coding sequence GTGAAATTACAGTCCATCATGATCCTCTCTCTATTATTTTTCCTTGTCGCATGTCAAGGTCTTCCGGATTATAAAAAAGATATAAAAGTCGGCATGCTTGTCGAAACGACCATTCATGATAAAGCATGGGGACAGCAGGGATACAAAGGATTGCAAGCCATCCAGGAGGAATATGGAGTAGACATTTATTTTAAAGAAGGAATACGCACATATAAACATACCGCCGAGGCAATTGATGAGTTTGCCGCCAAAGGCATTGACGTGATCTTCGGTCATAGCAGCTTGTATGGCAATCACTTCAGGGAATTGCATGAGGTTTATCCTGAGATGGATTTCGTCTACTTTAATGGCCAATTCTCAGCGGAAAATGTAACAAGCCTCAATTTCGATGCACAAGCCATGGGATTTTTTGCAGGCATGATAGCCGGGGAGATGACACAATCGGATCGTGTTGGAATCATTGGAGCATTTGAATGGCAACCAGAAGTAGAAGGTTTTTATGAAGGTGTGATTCATCAAAACCCGGAGGCCGAAGTCGACATTTCACTTACAAACAGCTGGGAAAATACAGAAATGGCCCTCATGTATTATGAATCGATGAAAGAAGAGGGCGCGGATGTTTTTTATCCAGCCGGAGATGTTTTTAATGTTGCGGTCATTGAACAGGCGCAAAATGACGGGCGTTATGCCATCGGTTATGTAGAGGACCAATCTTCCGTTGCTGAAAATACGGTGCTCACAAGTACCGTCCAAAAGGTAGATGAAGTTTATAAACTAGCGATGGAGCGTTATATGAACGGAGACTTACCTGGGGAAATGCTTACGTTCGATTTTCAGGAAGGCGCAATAAAAATGGGGGAATACAGCCCAACTATTCCAGAAAAATTCCGTAGTAGAATGGAAGAAGTCGTAGAAACTTATAAAGAAACAGGAGAACTTCCATAA
- a CDS encoding alpha/beta fold hydrolase: protein MIGIYRNTYKNVPALTVVDSTIQDQPLPVFIYFHGFTSAKEHNLPQAYLLAQKGYRVILPDSAHHGERDEELPKQELNFKFWDIVYQNLKELQDIKDELDRQDLIKDRRIGVGGTSMGGITTSAALTMYPWIQASAVMMGSPKPVEFARKLIQDVENSGVSLPLKQADLDELYSSLEGIDLSKQMDKLYGRPLFFWHGDADPVVPFDHSYDFYNEAIAQYKNPENIRFLREVGRDHKVSRFAVIEMVNWLELVL, encoded by the coding sequence ATGATTGGGATTTACCGTAATACTTATAAAAATGTACCTGCTCTAACTGTTGTCGATTCCACGATACAAGATCAGCCATTGCCTGTGTTCATTTATTTCCATGGATTTACCTCTGCAAAAGAGCATAATTTACCCCAAGCATATCTCCTTGCTCAAAAGGGGTACCGGGTCATTCTTCCTGATAGCGCTCATCATGGAGAACGTGACGAAGAGCTGCCGAAGCAGGAACTGAACTTCAAGTTCTGGGATATCGTGTATCAAAATTTGAAAGAGCTTCAAGATATAAAAGATGAACTCGATCGCCAGGATCTAATTAAAGATCGCCGCATTGGTGTCGGCGGAACGTCCATGGGAGGCATCACGACGAGTGCTGCATTGACGATGTATCCCTGGATTCAAGCTTCTGCTGTTATGATGGGGTCGCCAAAACCAGTTGAATTTGCCCGTAAGCTCATACAGGATGTGGAAAACTCCGGCGTTTCACTTCCTTTGAAACAAGCAGACCTTGATGAATTATACAGCTCACTTGAAGGTATTGACCTTTCTAAGCAAATGGATAAGCTTTATGGACGTCCATTGTTTTTCTGGCATGGCGATGCGGATCCAGTTGTTCCATTCGATCATTCCTATGATTTCTATAATGAAGCGATTGCTCAATATAAGAACCCTGAAAATATTCGTTTTCTAAGAGAGGTCGGACGTGATCATAAAGTCAGTCGTTTTGCTGTCATAGAAATGGTCAATTGGTTGGAGTTAGTATTGTAA
- a CDS encoding undecaprenyl-diphosphate phosphatase has protein sequence MEQLWLIIKYLFLGIFQGFTEPIPISSSGHLVIAQELLGVELEGLTFEVLVNFGSLVAVLIIYREDLIRLIQNGFGYLFHRSQRDQQQKDDFDFIIYLIIGTIPAGVLGVLLGDAIEVLSTVQTVGITLIITGIALWLIRNMRGRKGDGQLTWKDALIVGIGQAVALIPGISRSGATIVAAMFLGMKQETALRFSFLLFIPVSLGTMLLSIEDVIHHASAENAWFAYIMAFAGSVVASYFSLKWFMGIMARGNLKYFAFYCFIVGGLVVLFL, from the coding sequence ATGGAACAACTATGGTTGATTATTAAATATTTATTTTTGGGGATCTTTCAAGGATTTACTGAACCAATACCGATTTCATCCAGTGGCCATTTGGTCATTGCACAGGAATTACTAGGGGTTGAACTGGAAGGACTTACCTTTGAGGTACTAGTGAACTTTGGGTCTCTTGTAGCGGTTTTAATCATCTACCGGGAAGATCTCATTCGATTGATTCAAAATGGATTCGGATACTTATTCCATCGCAGCCAACGCGATCAACAGCAGAAAGATGATTTTGATTTCATCATCTATCTAATCATAGGAACGATTCCGGCTGGGGTGCTCGGCGTTCTTCTAGGAGATGCTATTGAAGTTTTATCTACCGTTCAAACAGTAGGCATCACCTTGATCATCACAGGAATTGCCCTTTGGTTAATTCGTAACATGAGAGGACGTAAAGGCGACGGACAATTAACGTGGAAGGATGCCTTGATTGTTGGGATTGGACAAGCAGTCGCTCTGATACCGGGAATAAGCCGCTCAGGAGCAACGATTGTTGCCGCTATGTTTTTAGGAATGAAACAAGAAACAGCTCTGCGTTTCTCGTTCTTGTTATTTATCCCTGTCAGTCTCGGCACCATGCTACTATCCATTGAAGATGTCATTCATCACGCAAGTGCTGAAAATGCCTGGTTCGCTTATATTATGGCCTTTGCGGGATCTGTCGTCGCTTCGTATTTCTCATTAAAATGGTTCATGGGCATCATGGCTCGTGGCAATCTGAAATACTTTGCGTTTTACTGTTTTATCGTAGGTGGACTTGTCGTGCTATTCTTATAA
- the moaD gene encoding molybdopterin converting factor subunit 1, which produces MNTLLFFAGLKEAIGTDEVRLAAAGMTLGEVKEKVRSEYSLDQVNNCMMAVNEEFAPEDTTITEGDIIAFIPPVSGGLNPCSHSIRKSQYNH; this is translated from the coding sequence ATGAATACACTCTTATTTTTTGCGGGATTGAAGGAAGCGATTGGAACGGATGAAGTGAGGTTGGCTGCAGCAGGTATGACTTTAGGAGAGGTAAAAGAAAAAGTGCGCTCCGAATATTCGCTCGACCAAGTGAACAATTGTATGATGGCAGTCAATGAAGAGTTTGCTCCTGAGGATACAACCATCACAGAGGGAGATATTATCGCTTTTATTCCTCCGGTTAGTGGGGGGTTAAATCCATGCAGTCATTCTATAAGAAAAAGCCAGTACAACCATTAG
- the fabF gene encoding beta-ketoacyl-ACP synthase II produces MDKHRVVITGMGAVTPVGNSVEEMWNSIKNGVSGVGEITKVNKEDYPVHVAAELKDFDPSDYVDRKDARRMDPFVQYAMVAAHMAVEDANLEITDDVAHRTGVWIGSGIGGMGTYESQFETFQKKGYRRVSPFFIPMMIPDMAAGQVSIALGAKGINSCTVTACSSGANSIGDAFKVIQRGDADIMIAGGTEAPMNKMSFAGFAAARALSLNEDPQTASRPFDKNRDGFVMGEGAGILIMETLESAKKRGAKIYGELKGYGSTGDAYHITSPAPEGDGAARAMRQAIDDAGLKPEDIDYLNAHGTSTELNDKFETHAAKTVFQEHANKFAISSTKSMTGHLLGAAGAVEAVISLKAINDGILPPTINYETPDPECDLDYVPNEARKQDVNTVMSNSLGFGGHNASLIFQKYEE; encoded by the coding sequence ATGGATAAACATCGTGTTGTCATTACCGGAATGGGAGCCGTTACTCCCGTCGGTAATTCGGTAGAAGAAATGTGGAACAGTATTAAAAATGGTGTGTCCGGAGTAGGGGAAATCACTAAGGTCAATAAAGAAGATTATCCTGTACACGTGGCAGCTGAACTGAAAGACTTCGACCCTTCTGATTATGTAGATCGTAAAGATGCGCGCCGAATGGACCCGTTTGTCCAATATGCGATGGTCGCTGCCCATATGGCCGTTGAGGATGCGAACCTTGAAATTACAGATGATGTGGCTCACAGAACAGGCGTCTGGATTGGATCCGGTATTGGCGGAATGGGAACATACGAGTCTCAATTTGAGACATTCCAGAAAAAAGGCTACCGCCGCGTCAGTCCGTTTTTCATACCGATGATGATTCCTGATATGGCTGCAGGTCAAGTATCCATTGCTCTCGGTGCTAAAGGGATCAACTCCTGTACAGTTACCGCATGTTCATCAGGAGCAAACTCCATTGGAGATGCTTTTAAAGTGATCCAACGCGGCGATGCGGACATCATGATCGCTGGTGGTACGGAAGCGCCTATGAACAAAATGTCTTTTGCAGGATTCGCAGCTGCGCGTGCCCTGTCTCTCAATGAAGATCCTCAAACAGCAAGTCGTCCATTTGATAAAAACCGTGATGGTTTTGTCATGGGTGAAGGAGCAGGGATTTTGATCATGGAAACGCTGGAATCCGCGAAAAAACGTGGAGCGAAAATCTATGGCGAGCTGAAAGGCTATGGTTCAACAGGAGATGCTTATCACATCACTTCTCCGGCACCTGAAGGAGACGGTGCGGCGCGTGCAATGAGACAAGCGATTGATGATGCTGGTTTGAAACCGGAAGATATCGATTACTTGAACGCTCACGGAACGTCCACAGAACTGAATGATAAATTCGAAACACATGCTGCCAAGACAGTATTCCAAGAACATGCGAATAAATTTGCGATTTCTTCGACTAAATCTATGACTGGTCACCTTTTAGGTGCTGCAGGTGCGGTTGAAGCAGTCATTTCTTTAAAAGCTATTAACGATGGAATACTGCCTCCAACGATCAACTACGAAACTCCAGATCCGGAGTGTGATCTTGATTATGTTCCGAATGAGGCACGTAAACAAGACGTGAACACTGTGATGAGTAACTCGCTCGGGTTTGGCGGCCACAATGCTAGTCTTATTTTCCAAAAGTACGAAGAATAA
- a CDS encoding beta-ketoacyl-ACP synthase III, producing the protein MNAGFLGIGHYAPEKVLTNKDLEKMVDTSDEWIRTRTGIEERRIAADDMDTSDLAFRAAEEALKDADMKAEELDMILVATVTPDTPFPSVAAMLQHRLGANKVAAMDLSAACAGFMYGVITAKQFIETNAYKNVLVVGVEKLSKITDWTDRNTCVLFGDGAGAAVIGPVSDDKGILSFELGADGSGGPHLYQTPEDTLFMNGREVFKFAVRQMPESSVNVVKKIGLSEQDVDYLVPHQANIRIMEAARQRLGIPEEKMSTQVKRYGNTSSASIPIALSEDVKAGKIKENDLVVLVGFGGGLTWGAVALRWGK; encoded by the coding sequence ATGAATGCAGGATTCTTGGGCATTGGACACTATGCGCCTGAAAAAGTTCTGACGAATAAAGACTTGGAGAAAATGGTGGATACGAGTGATGAGTGGATTCGTACACGAACAGGGATTGAAGAACGTCGCATCGCTGCAGATGATATGGATACTTCTGACCTAGCTTTTCGTGCAGCAGAAGAAGCTTTGAAAGATGCGGATATGAAAGCAGAGGAGCTTGATATGATCCTCGTTGCTACAGTTACACCGGATACACCATTCCCATCTGTAGCTGCCATGCTTCAACATAGGCTTGGTGCTAACAAAGTGGCGGCTATGGACTTAAGTGCCGCCTGTGCTGGGTTCATGTATGGTGTCATCACAGCTAAGCAATTCATTGAAACGAATGCCTACAAGAATGTTCTTGTCGTAGGGGTTGAGAAACTTTCTAAAATTACAGATTGGACCGACCGTAACACATGCGTTCTTTTTGGTGATGGAGCAGGAGCCGCAGTCATTGGACCGGTTAGTGATGATAAAGGAATTCTTTCCTTTGAACTTGGGGCAGACGGATCGGGTGGACCTCACTTGTATCAAACACCTGAGGACACATTGTTTATGAATGGTCGTGAAGTATTCAAGTTCGCGGTGAGACAAATGCCTGAGTCCTCGGTCAATGTTGTTAAAAAAATTGGACTGAGTGAACAGGATGTTGACTATTTAGTGCCACACCAGGCGAACATAAGAATAATGGAAGCGGCAAGGCAACGCTTAGGAATCCCTGAAGAAAAAATGTCTACGCAGGTGAAGCGTTATGGGAACACATCTTCAGCGTCTATTCCAATCGCTTTGTCAGAGGACGTGAAGGCAGGTAAGATTAAAGAAAATGATCTAGTCGTTCTTGTCGGATTCGGTGGCGGGCTCACATGGGGAGCCGTTGCCCTTCGATGGGGTAAGTAA
- a CDS encoding YjzD family protein, which translates to MMRMIWTIIWAFLLSLMAAYVVSNMAGSSFAFSQVIIMTILFTLAAVVLGEGIIKEEEA; encoded by the coding sequence ATGATGCGGATGATTTGGACAATCATTTGGGCTTTCCTATTGAGCTTAATGGCCGCTTATGTAGTCAGTAACATGGCTGGGAGCAGTTTCGCTTTCTCCCAAGTCATCATTATGACAATTCTTTTCACCCTTGCTGCAGTTGTTCTTGGGGAAGGAATCATCAAAGAAGAAGAAGCATAA